The Mus pahari chromosome 2, PAHARI_EIJ_v1.1, whole genome shotgun sequence genomic interval tacacattttaaatttttaaaaattattttgggttttggttttgttttgaaataaaatatcatgTAGCTACTCCTTACCTTCCTGTTTCTAGCTCCAAAGTGCTAGAATTGCAGGTATGTGTCACTCATTTTATAAAGTCCTCATCTTTGTTATTGTCATTCAATTTTGATGTTAATTTGAGAATAAAATTGACACAGTACTTGGTGGAGTAGGAGAAGTAACAGTAAGATagaacattttcctttctttggagGTGAGCATGGTATGTGTGCTCAGACTCACAGGTTACCAGGTTTTAGGGAAAGTTACCCTAAAGGCTTcagaaggcaagaggatcattATTCATCAGATGTCTGATAAAGTTTAGCAACATGTATTACATGGAAGAACTACTTATCCACAAACATTCAGGGCTTTGTAGGTTACATTGACTTTGTAATAACTTGATTAGTTAGGTTAGTTAGTTGGATATAGTACTCATTTATAATAATGCTACTAGATATGTGACTTTTCTTAGTGGCTATTTTAATGGAattaattcttgttttttttcttaaggccTACATGAATCCAATAGCAATGGCTCGGTCAAGGGGTCCAATCCAGTCTTCAGGACCAACAATCCAGGATTATCTGAATCGACCAAGGCCTACCTGGTATTTCTCAGTTTACTTGTTTATAAGTTTAACCTTGCTGCCTTTATTGATTGTTGAGCACTTGCCAAATGATAAGTgatttttactgatttttctggagtttcatacatgagtattatatttgcataatttccatttttctctcttccccctccagcTCCATTTTCCCTTCTTACTCCTTCTCAAATTTGGACCTTCTTTAATCTTGTTAAACACATGTACACGCTATTgaattgaattcattttgtattgCTCATCCGCACATATGTTCAGGGCTGGCCACCTGGGATTGGATGGCCTATCAGGAAGATCATCCCTAAGGAGGCTCTCTAAGGCTACCTCTACCCTCAGGGTATCTGTAGCCTCCTCATTCAAGTTGGCTCACAGGAGTCTTGGCAGATAATCTTGCTAATGGCAACCAAAggtgttgggcattgggctatatacacagacagtctggtcacCAGTGGAGCTGACAGATTCTCGGTGGGCTTTTTCACTCAGTTTCCTCTGCTCTACAGATATGCAACAGCATATTTGTTGATTGTTGGTCTTAATTCCTGGACAAAGGGAGTGCCGTTCAGAAAGTTGTTTTCTGTTCCTGTATATTGTAAGCCACAGCCTATGCTTTCTTGTAGCAGTTTTAGTCTTTCTGGTTtcacattgaggtctttgattcatctAGAAGTAATTTTTGTTCAgggtaatattttaaagtaacatttAACATGTGCTTTGTTTTGCACATAGGATTCACATGCATAAACAACATGGGCACTTGACAAGTGGCACAGCTAAAGCACTTTGAGGAACTCTTTCCTGTCCCTCTCGTCCCTAGCCTCTAAACGTCTTGCTTACCTTGCAGAGTCTGTGCTGTTTAATTTAAGATGAGCAGTGGCATTGGTTGTGCCCTTCCTTGAAATTCACTTAGAGATCAGGGCGGAGTAACAGGAGTGTGTACAGTGTTGTTCCCAACTCTTATTCTGTAAAGAGATGCTACAGTTACAGGTACTGttatttaatattctatccttactGTTACTACAGTCCTGAAGTGACATCTCACCAGCTGTAGGGTAGCCTTAGATGCAGGCCACTGTAGTTGATGGTTATCATATGCTATAGGGAGTCCTTCCAGCTCACTGTCCACCTCCTCTAGTGTGAtaagtcttgtttttttttttttttttggtttcctgagacagggtttctctgtatagccctggctgtcctggaactcactttgtagaccaggctagtctcgaactcggaaatccgcctgcctctgcctctcaagtgctgggattaaaggcgtgcaccaccactcatGGCTTTAAGTCTTGTTCTTAATCACTGCAGCATTCCAGAAATGTTCCCAAAATAAAGTGTTATTTTCGCCTTAACATGTTAAGAGGGGATGGAATTTAAAGGGGGAATGCTCAAACAGGTGTTTTGCCTATGAATCAGAAGCCTTTTAAAACAACACATAGGGGGTAATTCATAAAAGCACTCACAGGAGTCTTGCCAGATAATCTTGCTAATGGCAACCAAAGGTGTTGGGcgttgggctatacacagacaatctcgtctccagtcgagctgagatctTGAACCCCGgcacccggtggtgataattcatctacataggactgaaggagttctctcataTCTCCTGGAACTCCGGCTTCTGTCGAAGTTTGCCCCCCACAGTCCCTACaggagaagcatggtcagtagtcacgtaggcaatgtcccaagcttctgaccttcagactaaactcctccccagttacctagcaacagtaaagataacccACATcctaagaggggctgtttggcccctccttgctctctcaactcctttgttctcttacttcctctcccctctcctctctcctcctctctctccctcttattctctagcctttcttctctctctctccttttccccctttctctcaccttggccatagccggcctctctctctcttctaccttctctctttccccctgcctttctacaataaagctctaaaaccatagtctctgctcatcaaggctgcactcactctcgcctgtgtgggaacctctcttctctatgccctctctcccataaccccggagCTATAGGGTGTAACCCCGGGGCCCCTTTTGGTTTcggggggctgccccttgtccaaccCCCCATCAAGtaggtcagaggcttagatgcccacccagggccaagtggaaagcttctgtctgcctgccccgcctgcccagagcatgggtggaactctggcaggacataggctatcctccctccaccctcttcccCAGGCCCCCTTTGTAGTTTCCATGCAAAGGTACTGTTGAAGAGGCCAGGCAAGGCTTTCAAGGCTCTTAGTAGACTCACACAAGGTACACTAAGTCTTAGCAGGAGTTGTGACAGCACATGTAGGACATTGCTAGCCCAGCAGGTGGTTATCTTTAGGCATTTTGATTAGTCAGCCTCTGCTGTCACATCCTCAATCTCCACATTCCTGGAAATAAAGAAGATACTCAGCCTAAATTATACTATATCTTCACACATACAGAGTTTAGGCAGAATTAGCTGTACTTAACGAGGGGATGGTAAGACCTCTCCAAAATCCAGTTCCAAGATGCCCACCTTAGGACAGTGGTCCTAAAAGGTAGGGAGTTTCAAGCCTTCTACATGCATGTCAAGTTTTTTATATCATGGTCTTACTAGTAGAATGTAGCAGTTGAACAAGATAGAGTTGACTTGGCTCATCTTAGAGCTTACAATTGTGGCCTGAGATGTCTTACTATCTTAGAACTTAAGTAATGCTGTAAAGTTATGTACTGTTAGGTTGTTGTGAGAGtcaatcaaaataatatttaagtaaTCTAGATTTAGACGAGGAGTGATTAATATCACCCAGTGGGCCTTATTATGATTATTTACATGATTGTGAACAAAGAAATTTTAACCATCAATATGAAAGGGAGTcttacaatattaaaataatattttaaaaatgccatcCTTTCTATATTCCCCTACTTACATTGTATTTATCACTCTGTTTCTAAGGGAGGAAGTCAAGGAAcagctagaaaagaaaaagaagggctCCAAGGCTTTGGCTGAGTTTGAAGAAAAAATGAATGAGGTTTGTAAATagcatttcttaaagaaatagacTGATCTTTtccttataataaaaatgaaatctattttatgtttctctttaatAAGCCAAGAATTTGTTCATTGTGCTTTAGTCATTAAGTGGgtctatattttatgaatattactGTTAAATATTTGAAGGCAGGTTTGTGAGTAAATGAATACtttcttatgaaaataaaagaactcaGTAAGTGCACTtgaaagcctggtgacctgagtgtGGTCTTCAGAACTACAGAACATGGAAGGTGAGAGCCGCCtgtagctgtcctctgacctccacacatggacCACAGCATACTTACACCCATGTATGCATCATGCCCACCCACTGTAAACAGACACTTTTGTATCAAGTTTGTTTGTAAAGCCCAGgtgtggttgcacacacctttaatcccagcactcaaacgGTGGAAGCAGATTGGATATCTGAATTCGAGGATAACCTGGTCtaaaaagcaagttccaggacagccagggctacacagaaaaagcaCATCttacacagacatgtacacaggTGAAAATGAGTGcatgttttgtttaaaaaggCCAAGCTGAGGTAGGTGAGTGGTGATAAAGAGTGGAGAGGGCTCGGTGACTTGTAATCGTGTCTTCCTTTTAACCTTCTTGCAGAATTggaagaaagaactagaaaaacataGAGAAAAATTATTAAGTGGAAGTGAGAGCTCATCCAAAAAGAGACAGGTGACACCACTTTTTGTTTATTGTCACTTTTATCATTGGTTCATAATGATGTATTAATAAATTCATTGGAGAATCACATCCACTtatttagcttttgttttgttttgtttttctatttagaaaaagaaaaaagaaaagaagaaatctggTAGGGTGAGCAaaagttttctattttctaaatgttACAGCTAAGGGCCTATAAAGCACAGTAAGAATGATTGGGTTTTCTTTGTATGCTAAAGCTAACTTAGACTGTGGATTCATCACACAGCCCAGAGGTCCTCTGGCTGTgatgggttctctctctctctctctctctctctctctctctctctctctctctctcatgaaagAAGTGTCAGCGTCCTCATAGCCTAGTAacgcctctgctgctgctgcagaggacAGTGTTGCTCTTTGCTGCACATGTTGCTTTGTTGAgcttttgggggagggaggtgacttttatattttatatttataatcctATGAATATGGCATCTGTTTCTTAGACACTAGATTGATTTCACTAAGTGCTTGAAAGACTTAGTAAAAGAAACCAATTCCTGCATCTCACAAGCTTTAATTGTTTTGTGCTTGGTCAAGtattcatcttcttcttcatcgAGCTCTGATTCTTCCAGCAGTTCTTCAGATTCTGAAGATGAGGTAAGATTTGCTGTGATGCTTTTGAAGTAATTGGTACCTCCTTGAATGTCAGAGGGTCTCCTGTTGTGAAATTGCTGCTAGACATGTTgacttttttatttcaaataattattcATAACTTAGAGTACCCATATGTGAATAATGAAATGAGAGTTTAAATgttggtataattttttttttaagtttgctttgttcacttaaaataatagatttttttaaattctaaaatgcttTTGACTCATTGGGTAGAATTACAAGCATATAATTCAGACCACTTGACTCTAAATAGAAAAGTATTATGTTACATTATAAATATGAATTGAGGAAAATATGTTTATAAGCTGGTCCTTTCATTATGCTCTGGTCATTACTACATTTATATTAGTTAAACGGATAAATTATATtctgaaacaaaaagcaaatgctTCTAAAAATGTTCTGTGtaggataaaaaacaaacaaaaagaaggaagaaaaagaagagccgTTGCCATAAGTCTCCTGAGACCTCGGGCTCGGATTCCGATTCAGACAGCAAGGTGAGGCTCAGCACTGGACTGCCGAGGGCAAACGCTCTCGcttcctgtctgctcttcctGTCTAGCATCACTTCAGTTAGAAGGAGCACATTTGATTtgagttttagttttttgagacagggtttttctgtaatAGACCTAGATcgggatggcctcaaactcacagagacccaccttcctctgcatccgagtgctgggattaacggggtgccccaccacacccagccatatTTGACTTTTGTACTTTGAGGTTCTGCACCAATTGACTGGTGTATTTAATACTGTACATGTAGCATCTTTTTATCTGCAGGTACCTTCTTCATATGCATGTTTCTGTGTTCCCAAATCTCCATGATAGTGTTTCCCctgttttcaaaataatatttataattctaggcaaaacaaaacaaaaaaatccgcATTGGAAGTTGAGCTAATTACTTTTTGATCCATTGCCAGGTCTGTATTGAGTGGTAGACAGCGTGCAGCACCTTC includes:
- the Fam133b gene encoding protein FAM133B, which codes for MGKRDNRVAYMNPIAMARSRGPIQSSGPTIQDYLNRPRPTWEEVKEQLEKKKKGSKALAEFEEKMNENWKKELEKHREKLLSGSESSSKKRQKKKKEKKKSGRYSSSSSSSSDSSSSSSDSEDEDKKQTKRRKKKKSRCHKSPETSGSDSDSDSKDGSKKKKKSKDVTEREKDTKGLSKKRKMYEDKPLSSESLSESDCGEVQAKKKKSGEERDRTTDRARKRRKHKKHGKKKKKKAASSSSDSP